A window from Salvia miltiorrhiza cultivar Shanhuang (shh) chromosome 2, IMPLAD_Smil_shh, whole genome shotgun sequence encodes these proteins:
- the LOC131009947 gene encoding uncharacterized protein LOC131009947, whose product MASSSNQVPYSRPEQINRVAVEISTYNNISYLSTVVSRLNEIGGFALENTFRHGCFGMMLDWQPGQKCNAALHHIVSRHLKITRDDEDDEICFYINGRNVEFTPRDFALVTGLSFGDDPFDPEAEHDLSRAHTFRQFCRSQPVSVRELADIYFDTVNPVVDTDGGLYLRVAHLLVLHAFVLGVDVRRPVQSWTWKLVDDLPTFSRFPWGSCAYRSLNYRLKHSTIKKDCKKYHFYGPSWALFIWGLEKIPYLGPAIAICNAGVYPRFRRWTFVKTKLDGLQSYFESPENGIWEMVPDEYEAKTSYWLSVAGVNAGIGVRVPEPAVFGHRQPRQRYTGGDHNEDAPEHQPRRRSMRQDTGKRPRGQIVDTSSSSSHHDQSIGGDHPCWFQQPDQCSSGVFACMYVERLISGSPSLAWGNGHAADYRRKIGSSIYEFCIPASK is encoded by the exons atggcttcttcttcaaaccaa GTCCCTTATTCGAGGCCCGAGCAAATCAATCGTGTGGCAGTTGAGATCAGTACGTACAACAATATTAGTTACCTATCGACAGTAGTCTCGAGACTAAACGAAATTGGCGGTTTTGCACTGGAGAATACGTTCAGGCATGGGTGCTTTGGGATGATGTTGGATTGGCAGCCGGGCCAGAAGTGCAATGCTGCATTGCACCATATTGTCTCTCGTCATCTTAAGATCACGAGAGAcgatgaggatgatgagatcTGCTTCTACATCAACGGGAGGAACGTTGAGTTTACTCCGAGAGATTTCGCTCTCGTGACAGGATTGTCCTTTGGGGATGATCCTTTTGACCCCGAGGCTGAGCACGATCTGAGTCGGGCTCATACATTTAGACAATTTTGCCGCTCTCAACCGGTGTCAGTGCGGGAGCTGGCGGATATATATTTCGACACCGTCAATCCAGTGGTTGACACCGACGGCGGGTTGTACCTCCGTGTGGCCCACTtgttggtgctacacgcatttGTATTAGGAGTGGACGTGCGCCGACCCGTGCAGTCCTGGACTTGGAAGCTGGTGGATGATTTGCCGACCTTTTCCAGATTTCCTTGGGGATCGTGCGCGTATAGAAGCTTGAACTACAGGTTGAAGCACAGCACAATCAAAAAGGATTGTAaaaagtatcacttctacggtccttcttGGGCCCTATTCATTTGGGGTCTTGAGAAAATTCCCTATTTGGGCCCAGCCATAGCCATATGCAATGCGGGGGTTTACCCTAGATTTCGGAGGTGGACGTTCGTGAAGACCAAGTTGGATGGGTTACAGAGTTATTTTGAGTCTCCG gAGAACGGGATATGGGAGATGGTCCCCGATGAGTACGAGGCCAAGACATCTTACTGGCTATCGGTGGCAGGCGTCAATGCCGGGATAGGGGTTCGAGTACCAGAGCCGGCAGTCTTTGGTCATAGGCAGCCTCGGCAGCGCTACACTGGTGGGGACCACAACGAGGATGCTCCTGAGCATCAACCTCGGCGTCGCAGTATGAGACAGGATACTGGCAAGCGCCCGAGGGGACAAATAGTGGACACCTCATCGAGCAGCAGCCATCACGATCAGAGCATTGGGGGCGATCACCCCTGTTGG ttccagcagccagATCAATGCAGCTCCGGTGTTTTTGCGTGCATGTATGTGGAGCGTCTGATATCAGGCTCGCCGAGCCTTGCGTGGGGCAATGGGCACGCCGCCGACTATAGGCGCAAGATAGGCAGTAGCATCTACGAGTTTTGCATCCCCGCATCGAAATAG